One Anaerobaca lacustris DNA window includes the following coding sequences:
- a CDS encoding type II toxin-antitoxin system VapC family toxin → MSRLLIDTSAYSRLLAGDPNVREALEQADVVYVSVFVLAELYVGFKGGSKEPRNRRLLRRFVSRPTVRILSATQETAEVFAAVKHSLRRAGTPLPLNDVWIAAHAIETGAVLATFDAHFRKVPGLRLWDRH, encoded by the coding sequence ATGAGCAGGCTCCTGATCGACACCAGCGCATACAGCCGGCTGCTTGCGGGCGATCCGAACGTGAGGGAGGCTTTGGAGCAGGCGGACGTTGTGTACGTGTCCGTCTTCGTTCTGGCCGAGCTGTACGTTGGCTTCAAAGGCGGTTCAAAGGAGCCCCGTAACCGCCGGTTGCTCCGACGCTTCGTCAGCCGGCCGACCGTCCGAATCCTGTCGGCCACGCAGGAGACGGCCGAGGTCTTCGCCGCTGTCAAGCACTCCCTCCGGCGAGCGGGCACGCCGCTGCCGCTCAACGACGTCTGGATCGCCGCACACGCAATCGAAACCGGCGCCGTCCTCGCCACCTTCGACGCCCACTTCCGCAAAGTCCCCGGCCTGCGCCTCTGGGACCGTCACTAA
- a CDS encoding enolase C-terminal domain-like protein, whose product MNRNCFGRMGRRTFLRLTGGVAGAWLAGRCASARHLLLVDATDAERISRIEWIVYDTGLRGPQDASQARCAVRITTTHGAQGWADVGDWAAPADDDAAHGISDTLLGRSPSEHDNLWRQLYEQGLPLATLGAVDTALWDLRGRTEGKPVHALLGTTRSAAKARASTGFNLGEPAAYADFAVACRDKGIQAIRIQPYVTYDDATGRATAFPDRDMAVYSAVREAVGADHACMADHEGIYTYDQALRVGRLLDDLGYAWYGSPMPETDDWLDRYATLASELRTPICAPRSDSDSYQSRLRWIGRRACDVCRIGVHLGGLTACLQLAGACEEAGIAMDLLGAGPDAYPHLQLIGATEESLVPWFEVASPDNESRTLPGRLTPEPQFDADGRIPIPQTPGLGLELDWTYITTHRIA is encoded by the coding sequence ATGAATCGCAATTGCTTCGGGAGGATGGGTCGCAGGACGTTTCTCCGGCTGACCGGCGGCGTGGCCGGGGCTTGGCTGGCGGGTCGCTGTGCGTCCGCCCGGCATCTGCTGCTGGTGGACGCGACGGACGCCGAACGCATCTCCCGCATCGAGTGGATCGTCTACGACACCGGCCTTCGCGGCCCGCAGGACGCCTCGCAGGCCCGCTGCGCCGTCCGGATCACCACCACGCACGGGGCCCAGGGCTGGGCCGACGTCGGCGATTGGGCGGCCCCCGCCGATGACGACGCCGCACACGGCATCAGCGATACGCTGCTCGGCCGCTCGCCGTCCGAGCACGACAACCTCTGGCGGCAGTTGTACGAGCAGGGCCTGCCGCTGGCGACGCTCGGGGCGGTCGATACGGCCCTGTGGGACCTTCGCGGCCGCACCGAGGGCAAGCCCGTTCACGCCCTGCTCGGCACGACAAGGTCGGCAGCCAAGGCGCGCGCGAGCACGGGCTTCAACCTCGGCGAGCCGGCGGCATACGCCGACTTCGCCGTCGCGTGCCGGGACAAGGGCATTCAGGCGATTCGCATCCAGCCTTACGTGACATATGACGACGCGACCGGGCGGGCAACCGCCTTCCCTGACAGGGACATGGCCGTCTACAGCGCCGTGCGCGAGGCGGTCGGGGCGGACCATGCGTGCATGGCCGACCACGAGGGCATCTACACCTACGATCAGGCCTTGCGCGTGGGCCGGCTGCTGGACGACCTTGGCTATGCATGGTACGGCTCGCCGATGCCCGAGACCGACGACTGGCTCGACCGCTATGCGACGCTGGCGAGCGAGCTGCGAACGCCCATCTGCGCCCCGCGCAGCGACTCGGACTCGTATCAATCGCGTCTGCGGTGGATCGGCAGGCGAGCGTGCGACGTCTGCCGGATCGGCGTGCACCTCGGCGGGCTGACCGCCTGCCTGCAACTGGCCGGCGCCTGCGAGGAGGCGGGCATCGCGATGGACCTGCTCGGCGCCGGGCCCGACGCGTATCCGCACCTGCAACTGATCGGGGCGACCGAAGAATCGCTCGTCCCCTGGTTCGAGGTGGCCTCGCCCGACAACGAGAGCCGGACCCTGCCGGGCCGACTCACGCCCGAACCCCAGTTCGACGCCGACGGCCGCATCCCCATCCCCCAAACCCCCGGCTTAGGCCTCGAACTCGACTGGACCTACATCACCACCCACCGCATCGCCTGA